Below is a window of Myxococcales bacterium DNA.
GTCGAGACCAATTCGGTTGCGTGAAGTAAGCCAGGAATACCGCCAGTGGCACCAGGGTCAGGATCGACGTGATGCCACTACAGGCTTCGGCGACAAAGAGGGATTCGCCCCCCGGCAAGTGCATGACGTTGCCGTCTCGATAGACCGACATCCCCATGCTGTGAACCACGCGGATGGCGGCACCACTCACCAGTAACTGCAACTTGGCGATAAAAGGTGTGATGAGGCTTTGCGGCACGGGAACCATGAAGATCAGATACGAGATGGAGAAACTGAGACTCCGCAGCCAGGCGCGCCCCCGGGCGAAGTAGACCGCGCAGGCAACGCTGAGAACGAGGGCCAGCCCTTGCAGCGATACGATCGAAGCAAACAGGCCCACCAGATACAGCATCAGACAGAACCCGAGCAGCACGCCCCCGAGCAGGCTGCGCTCGACGGGCAGCCGTGGCAAAACCTTGCGCTGAGCCGTGGCGGCCCACAGGGCAGCGAGCGGGACCATGTACCCGTGCGAGTAGTAG
It encodes the following:
- a CDS encoding exosortase/archaeosortase family protein, whose product is MTERVERSGIALQGTEWLLLIALIAAFAPALVALSDVWSRYDYYSHGYMVPLAALWAATAQRKVLPRLPVERSLLGGVLLGFCLMLYLVGLFASIVSLQGLALVLSVACAVYFARGRAWLRSLSFSISYLIFMVPVPQSLITPFIAKLQLLVSGAAIRVVHSMGMSVYRDGNVMHLPGGESLFVAEACSGITSILTLVPLAVFLAYFTQPNWSRRLALVVAVVPLAMLGNLTRVVLTIYVARHYGSEVATGGIFHESAGILTYVLGCFALLAIGGLMTRVLPTYKSHTPQ